In the genome of Vanacampus margaritifer isolate UIUO_Vmar chromosome 1, RoL_Vmar_1.0, whole genome shotgun sequence, one region contains:
- the gckr gene encoding glucokinase regulatory protein, which translates to MHEWESPDYEPSLPVSEKSNPLTRDIDRASPNRIARMLRSCDAEMFRQETASTYQTLLCDKVVKTMLEVAGMVELILKEPEDSLVVLSGCGTSGRLAFLVVSGFNKALKEMNHSQVYAYIIAGGDRALLSSQEAPEDDPHLGKLCLKKVCEGKKRVLFIGISCGLSAPFVAGQLEFCLRHLEVFTPVLIGFNPAHQAWNEPTTNCEFTFLTVVQRMQVLAKSRKAFLINPSVGPEAISGSSRMKGGSATKMILEVILSAAHAAAFSRAATTHHVILQHLKAYENTVEVTYSHSTAIAGLVAAAGQSLLCKKRVCYLGWGSPAVLGLIDASECEPTFGAAYRDIQAFISGGYRALNNNEGSIALLGPQFCIAHEDFLLDVLPTLDDQDTVILIYTHTDNITEVMNVTHRVREKMSNLHTIYHQADGDDAGLQDEINRLCMSTLTFSWPLPSSGSLQHMWELSTKLVLNAVSTGAHILKGKIYQNHMIDVQVTNSKLYRRARRLIQKLSGHPEAQCEEALLKAIYQVDHLTKDITSFQMAAHTATGRERTKVVPLTLVSLLTGCSIEDARARLDLQPIIRKAVEACLK; encoded by the exons ATGCATGAATGGGAG TCACCAGATTACGAgccctcacttcctgtttcggAGAAGTCAAACCCCCTGACACGGGACATTGACCGAGCTTCACCCAATCGTATCGCGAGGATGTTGCGGAGCTGCGATGCCGAGATGTTTCGCCAAGAGACAGCAAGCACCTACCAG ACGCTTTTGTGTGACAAAGTGGTGAAAACCATGTTGGAGGTAGCTGGGATGGTGGAGCTCATCCTCAAG GAGCCGGAGGACAGTCTTGTTGTCTTGAGTGGTTGCGGAACTTCAGGGCGCCTGGCCTTCCTTGTGGTG tCAGGGTTCAACAAAGCACTGAAGGAGATGAACCACAGTCAGGTTTATGCATACATTATCGCAGGAGGCGACAG AGCACTGCTTTCCTCCCAAGAGGCCCCGGAAGATGACCCCCACCTGGGCAAGCTCTGTCTTAAGAAG GTGTGTGAGGGGAAGAAGAGGGTCTTGTTCATTGGGATCTCCTGTGGACTTTCT GCTCCATTTGTGGCAGGTCAGTTGGAGTTCTGCTTGCGGCACCTGGAGGTTTTCACTCCTGTTTTGATTGGTTTTAACCCTGCACATCAGGCATG GAATGAACCGACAACAAACTGCGAGTTCACTTTCCTCACTGTGGTCCAAAGAATGCAGGTTCTTGCCAAAAGTCGAAAGGCCTTCCTTATCAACCCATCAGTTGGG CCGGAGGCCATCAGTGGTTCTTCCAGGATGAAAGGAGGTAGTGCAACTAAGATGATCCTGGAGGTCATCCTAAGTGCTGCCCATGCTGCCGCTTTCTCACGTGCAGCCACCACGCACCA TGTCATCTTGCAGCACCTGAAAGCCTATGAGAACACAGTAGAGGTCACATACTCTCATAGCACGGCCATTGCCGGTTTGGTGGCTGCAGCCGGGCAGAG TTTACTCTGTAAGAAACGTGTGTGCTACCTGGGCTGGGGCAGTCCGGCTGTGCTGGGCCTCATTGATGCCAGTGAGTGTGAGCCAACGTTTGGAGCAG CCTACAGGGACATTCAAGCTTTCATAAGTGGAGGATACAGAGCGCTCAACAACAATGAGGGTTCCATTGCTTTGCTG GGTCCCCAGTTTTGCATCGCACATGAAGACTTTTTGCTTGATGTCCTACCCACTCTGGATGACCAAGACACTGTCATTCTCATCTACACACATACTG ACAATATCACTGAAGTGATGAATGTCACCCACCGAGTGAGGGAAAAGATGTCTAACCTCCACACTATTTATCACCAGGCTGACGGAGATGATGCTGGTTTACAA GATGAAATAAATAGATTGTGTATGTCCACGTTAACATTTTCTTGGCCGTTACCTTCTTCCGGAAGTCTACAACACATG TGGGAGCTGTCCACTAAATTGGTGCTGAACGCTGTGAGCACGGGAGCGCACATCCTAAAAGGCAAGATTTACCAGAACCACATGATCGACGTGCAAGTCACCAACAGCAAACTTTACCGCCGAGCAAGACGTTTAATCCAG AAATTGTCTGGTCATCCTGAGGCCCAGTGCGAGGAGGCTCTCCTGAAGGCCATCTACCAGGTCGACCACCTGACTAAGGACATTACCTCCTTTCAAATGGCCGCTCACACAGCCACCGGCAGAGAAAGGACGAAG GTAGTGCCTCTGACCTTGGTCTCGCTGCTGACTGGTTGCTCTATTGAGGATGCGAGGGCTCGCCTGGATTTGCAGCCAATCATACGGAAGGCGGTGGAGGCATGTCTGAAGTAA